The following coding sequences lie in one Mesorhizobium sp. NZP2298 genomic window:
- a CDS encoding AraC family transcriptional regulator, giving the protein MALELDRQAFEGLGRLCADAAENCIISAPDPAGMERIEARFHGSAFDLHRHDTYAIGVTLQGVQTFRYRGATRLSLPGQIIVLHPDELHDGGAGTEDGLRYRMLYLEPSLMLDCLGGASLPFVGDAVVSDDTFCATLLSALGPLQQELDELFVDDFLTQLMQSLARHAGQPAKPMARTAWRAAALARDYLTENVTRPVRSGELEAITGLDRYALSRHFRAAFSTSPHRFLVMRRLQRARRMIIAGEPLAQTAVEAGFTDQSHFNRQFKKAFGMTPGRWSSLIRDAAPAAA; this is encoded by the coding sequence ATGGCGTTGGAACTAGACCGCCAGGCCTTCGAGGGTCTTGGACGTTTGTGCGCCGATGCGGCTGAGAACTGCATCATTTCCGCTCCCGACCCCGCTGGGATGGAGCGGATCGAGGCGCGGTTCCACGGCAGTGCCTTCGATCTGCATCGCCATGACACCTATGCGATCGGGGTGACGCTGCAGGGCGTGCAGACCTTTCGCTATCGGGGCGCGACGCGGCTAAGCCTGCCCGGCCAGATCATCGTGCTGCATCCCGACGAATTGCATGATGGCGGCGCCGGTACCGAGGACGGGTTGCGCTACAGGATGCTCTATCTCGAACCGTCGCTGATGCTGGACTGCCTTGGCGGCGCTTCCCTGCCCTTCGTCGGGGATGCCGTCGTGAGCGACGACACCTTCTGCGCAACGCTGCTCTCGGCACTGGGGCCGCTGCAACAGGAGCTCGACGAGCTGTTTGTCGACGACTTCCTGACGCAATTGATGCAGAGCCTGGCGCGGCATGCCGGCCAGCCGGCGAAGCCGATGGCCAGGACGGCCTGGCGGGCCGCCGCCCTGGCGCGGGACTATCTCACGGAGAACGTCACGCGCCCCGTGCGTTCCGGCGAACTGGAAGCCATCACCGGACTCGACCGCTACGCCTTGTCGCGGCATTTCCGCGCCGCTTTCTCGACCAGCCCGCATCGTTTCCTGGTGATGCGCCGGCTTCAGCGCGCGCGGCGGATGATCATCGCCGGCGAACCCTTGGCGCAGACCGCCGTCGAGGCCGGCTTCACCGACCAGAGCCACTTCAACAGGCAATTCAAGAAGGCGTTCGGCATGACACCGGGACGCTGGTCCTCGCTGATCCGGGACGCTGCCCCGGCGGCAGCCTGA
- a CDS encoding MarR family winged helix-turn-helix transcriptional regulator, with protein MAKADKTATMSRLHSAARLARTALAARLLAHGFYAGQDQIMLALDREDGQTPGNLAGRLGVRPPTITKTINRLQAQGFLEKRASEADARQAHIFLTDSGRETIRAIEKSVKKTEKQALKGLDKKDQKALFKLLARIEANLSNEELVLIDDDAESDD; from the coding sequence ATGGCCAAGGCGGACAAGACTGCAACAATGAGCCGGCTGCATTCGGCGGCCAGGCTGGCAAGAACCGCGTTGGCTGCCCGGCTTCTGGCGCACGGCTTCTATGCCGGCCAGGACCAGATCATGCTGGCGCTCGACCGCGAGGACGGCCAGACGCCGGGTAATCTTGCCGGTCGCCTTGGCGTGCGCCCGCCGACCATTACCAAGACCATCAACCGGCTGCAGGCGCAGGGTTTTCTGGAAAAGCGCGCATCGGAAGCCGATGCCCGCCAGGCGCACATCTTTCTCACCGACAGCGGCCGAGAAACCATCCGCGCCATCGAGAAGTCGGTGAAGAAGACCGAAAAGCAGGCGCTGAAAGGTCTCGACAAGAAGGATCAGAAGGCGCTTTTCAAGCTGCTTGCCCGCATCGAGGCCAACCTCTCCAACGAGGAATTGGTGCTGATCGACGACGACGCCGAGTCGGACGACTGA
- a CDS encoding CobW family GTP-binding protein gives MSDAQTQIPVTVLTGYLGAGKTTLLNRILSENHGRRYAVIVNEFGEIGIDNDLIVESDEEIYEMNNGCVCCTVRGDLIRVVEGLMRRPGRFDAIVVETTGLADPVPVAQTFFMDDDVRSKTKLDAVVALVDAKHLPLRLKDSKEAEDQIAFADVVVLNKTDLVTPEELAKVEATIRAINPAARIHRTTRAGVALSEVLDRGAFDLSRALENDPHFLEAHDDHHHHDHDHDHHDHDHDGHDHHHHDHAHPSDIHDVTVQSVSLRGGEMDPKKFFPWIEKITQMEGPNILRLKGIIALKGDDERYVIQGVHMIIEGDHQRAWKDGEKHESRLVFIGRELDAERLKKSFDACQAA, from the coding sequence ATGAGCGACGCACAGACGCAGATCCCCGTAACCGTTCTTACCGGCTATCTCGGTGCCGGCAAGACGACGCTCCTCAACCGCATCCTGTCGGAGAACCATGGCAGGCGCTACGCCGTCATCGTCAATGAATTCGGCGAAATCGGCATCGACAACGACCTGATCGTGGAATCCGACGAGGAAATCTACGAGATGAACAATGGCTGTGTCTGCTGCACGGTGCGTGGCGACCTGATCCGCGTCGTTGAAGGCCTGATGCGCCGCCCCGGCCGCTTCGACGCCATCGTGGTCGAGACCACCGGTCTCGCCGATCCGGTGCCGGTGGCACAGACCTTCTTCATGGACGACGACGTGCGCTCCAAGACCAAGCTCGACGCCGTGGTGGCGCTGGTCGACGCCAAGCATCTGCCGCTCAGGCTCAAGGATTCCAAGGAGGCCGAGGACCAGATCGCCTTTGCTGACGTCGTCGTGCTCAACAAGACCGACCTTGTCACTCCGGAAGAACTCGCCAAGGTCGAGGCGACGATCCGCGCCATCAACCCGGCGGCCAGGATCCACCGCACCACGCGCGCCGGCGTCGCCCTGTCGGAAGTGCTCGACCGCGGCGCTTTCGACCTGTCCCGGGCACTGGAAAACGATCCGCATTTCCTCGAGGCGCATGACGACCACCATCATCATGACCACGATCACGATCATCATGACCATGATCATGACGGGCACGACCATCATCACCATGACCACGCGCACCCTTCCGACATCCATGACGTAACGGTGCAGTCCGTGTCGTTGCGCGGCGGCGAGATGGATCCGAAGAAGTTCTTCCCGTGGATCGAGAAGATCACCCAAATGGAAGGTCCGAACATCCTGCGGCTGAAGGGCATCATCGCGCTCAAGGGCGATGACGAGCGCTACGTCATCCAGGGCGTGCACATGATCATCGAAGGCGACCACCAGCGCGCCTGGAAGGACGGCGAGAAGCATGAGAGCCGGTTGGTCTTTATCGGCCGCGAACTGGACGCCGAGCGGCTGAAGAAGAGTTTTGACGCCTGCCAGGCGGCTTGA
- a CDS encoding WD40 repeat domain-containing protein: MPTVAPLDLEGHCVAAVFLGDVPHFALADGAIHRLDNGHKTMQANDGLLATFHDAANDRLITGGEDGKVFAVTAGGNVGELASAGKKWITSVAAGPQGAIAYATGKTAFVRFADGRTREFAHPRSVEGLAFSPKGMRFGVARYNGATLHFPAAEGKPVELEWAGAHTGITFSPDGAFLVTTMQENALHGWKLADGKHMRMTGYPGKVKSLSWSVKGKWLASSGAPAAIVWPFSGKDGPMGKAPLELGTRGNTMVTCVACHPSQDVVAIGYDDGMVIAARFADAKEVLLRRQGKGPITSMMWDKEERRIAFGSAAGDCGVIDITA, from the coding sequence ATGCCAACTGTCGCCCCCCTAGACCTCGAAGGCCATTGCGTTGCCGCCGTCTTCCTCGGCGACGTGCCGCATTTCGCGCTGGCCGATGGCGCCATCCATCGGCTCGACAACGGCCACAAGACGATGCAGGCAAATGACGGGTTGCTCGCCACCTTCCACGATGCGGCGAACGATCGGCTGATCACCGGCGGCGAGGACGGCAAGGTGTTTGCCGTTACCGCGGGCGGCAATGTCGGGGAATTGGCCAGCGCCGGAAAAAAGTGGATCACCAGCGTCGCCGCCGGGCCGCAGGGCGCCATCGCCTATGCCACGGGCAAGACGGCCTTCGTGCGCTTCGCCGATGGCAGGACCAGGGAATTCGCCCATCCGCGTTCGGTCGAGGGTCTGGCGTTTTCGCCCAAGGGCATGCGCTTCGGTGTCGCCCGTTACAATGGCGCGACGCTGCATTTCCCGGCCGCCGAGGGCAAGCCGGTTGAGCTCGAATGGGCCGGCGCCCACACCGGCATCACCTTCTCGCCCGATGGCGCCTTCCTCGTCACAACGATGCAGGAGAATGCCCTGCATGGCTGGAAGCTGGCCGACGGCAAGCACATGCGCATGACCGGCTATCCCGGCAAGGTCAAAAGCCTGTCATGGAGCGTCAAAGGCAAATGGCTGGCGAGTTCCGGAGCCCCGGCGGCGATCGTCTGGCCGTTTTCCGGCAAGGACGGGCCGATGGGCAAGGCGCCGCTGGAACTCGGCACGCGCGGCAATACGATGGTGACCTGCGTCGCCTGCCATCCAAGCCAGGATGTCGTGGCGATCGGTTATGACGACGGCATGGTGATCGCCGCCCGTTTCGCCGATGCCAAGGAAGTGTTGTTGCGCCGGCAAGGCAAGGGCCCCATCACATCGATGATGTGGGACAAGGAAGAACGGCGCATCGCCTTCGGCAGTGCCGCGGGCGACTGCGGCGTCATCGACATCACGGCATAG
- a CDS encoding aspartate aminotransferase family protein — translation MHSSDSSTTSIGGISRDRIAQMRETEGAAFRAARPKSQAKVGNGLPGFFGGVPMHWMNDWPTPFPILVDSAKGAAITDIDGNRLDDFCLGDTGSMFGHSPPPVARAIRRQAGRGLTYMLPSQDVLAIGPLLQQRFGLPFWQIATTATDANRFALRVARAVTGREKILVFNGCYHGSVDETMVRLIDGKPVNRPGLAGEFRDLTRTAKVIEFNDVAALEAALKDRDVACVIAEPVLTNSCMVLADPGFHDALRRLTRETGTLLLIDETHTISTGPGGYTRKYGLDPDFFVLGKPIAGGVPASVWGMSEKVASRYADYNRTKEPGYSGMGTTLSANPLQFATMRATLEEVMTPENYDRMDHLARRLDAGLTGVIDRYRLPWHVARVGARVEFICAPGPLRNGAEAEGAHAPELEAAIHVALVNRGVLIAPFHNMMLISPATTGTQVNRLITAFGAVAAKLAA, via the coding sequence ATGCACAGCAGCGACAGTTCAACGACGTCCATCGGCGGCATCAGCCGGGATCGCATCGCGCAAATGCGCGAGACCGAGGGGGCGGCCTTCCGCGCGGCGCGGCCGAAATCGCAAGCCAAGGTCGGCAATGGGTTGCCCGGCTTCTTCGGCGGCGTGCCGATGCACTGGATGAACGACTGGCCGACACCGTTTCCGATCCTGGTCGACAGTGCCAAAGGCGCTGCGATTACCGACATAGACGGCAACAGGTTGGACGATTTCTGCCTTGGCGACACCGGTTCGATGTTCGGCCACTCGCCGCCACCGGTGGCGCGCGCCATCCGCCGCCAGGCCGGACGCGGCCTGACCTACATGCTGCCTTCGCAAGACGTGCTTGCCATCGGGCCGCTGCTGCAGCAGCGCTTCGGCCTGCCGTTCTGGCAGATCGCGACCACCGCGACCGACGCCAACCGCTTCGCGCTGCGCGTTGCCCGCGCTGTGACTGGCCGGGAAAAGATCCTGGTCTTCAACGGCTGCTATCACGGCTCGGTCGACGAGACGATGGTGCGGCTGATCGACGGCAAGCCCGTCAACCGGCCCGGGCTGGCGGGCGAGTTCCGCGACCTGACCCGCACGGCCAAGGTCATCGAGTTCAACGATGTCGCCGCGCTGGAGGCAGCGCTCAAGGACAGAGACGTGGCATGCGTCATAGCCGAGCCGGTGCTGACCAATTCCTGCATGGTGCTGGCCGATCCCGGCTTCCATGACGCGCTGCGCAGGCTGACGCGCGAAACCGGCACGCTGCTGTTGATCGATGAGACGCACACCATCTCGACCGGCCCCGGCGGCTATACCAGGAAATACGGGCTCGACCCCGACTTCTTCGTGCTGGGCAAGCCGATCGCCGGCGGTGTGCCGGCAAGCGTGTGGGGCATGAGCGAGAAGGTCGCTTCCCGCTACGCCGACTACAACCGGACGAAGGAGCCCGGCTATTCCGGCATGGGCACGACGCTATCGGCCAACCCGCTGCAATTCGCCACCATGCGCGCCACACTCGAGGAGGTGATGACGCCGGAGAATTATGACCGCATGGATCATCTCGCCCGGCGTCTGGATGCCGGACTGACCGGGGTGATCGACCGCTACCGCCTGCCCTGGCATGTCGCCCGTGTCGGCGCCCGCGTCGAGTTCATCTGCGCACCCGGCCCGTTGCGCAACGGTGCGGAGGCGGAAGGCGCACACGCGCCGGAACTGGAAGCCGCCATCCATGTCGCGCTGGTCAATCGCGGCGTGCTGATCGCGCCCTTCCACAACATGATGCTGATCTCACCGGCGACCACAGGCACCCAGGTGAACCGGCTGATCACCGCCTTCGGCGCGGTTGCGGCAAAGCTTGCGGCATGA
- a CDS encoding glutamine synthetase family protein has translation MDNAIVTSPSGSSPTEAQAFLDAHPEIEAFDIVLTDANGVGRGKIVRRHELKSIFEGGRHMPISILGLDITGEDVHETGLIWTTGDGDLRAWPIPGTLVPLYGTSPPRGQVLMAMYHLDGQPMSSDPRLALARQVDILAAKGLYPAGAFELEFFLLANERDAEGKVQPARAVLDGRVSGKTEVYSVDHLHGMEPLFSDIYAAAKAQGIPAETVISEYAPGQYELTLNYRKDVMRAADDLVMLKRLVRAQARRHGVTACFMAKPIEKYAGSGMHFHVSLQDKAGRNVFAEAGGESWSLPLLQGLGGLIQTMAESMLVFAPHANSWRRFVSQSYAPVAPTWGVNNRSVALRVPAGDARNRRIEHRPSGVDANPYLIAATVLAGIIKGLDEGLDPGPETTGNGYEAAVTRTTMPADWRAAIEAAKASSFLKGALGEDLHRTFVAIKQSEYLRVARTVSELDYHLYLHEV, from the coding sequence ATGGACAATGCCATCGTGACCTCGCCTTCGGGCTCCTCGCCCACCGAGGCGCAAGCCTTTCTCGACGCCCATCCCGAGATCGAAGCCTTCGATATCGTGCTGACCGACGCCAATGGCGTCGGCCGCGGCAAGATCGTGCGCCGCCATGAGCTTAAAAGTATTTTCGAGGGCGGCCGGCACATGCCGATCTCGATCCTCGGCCTCGACATCACTGGCGAGGATGTGCACGAGACCGGGCTGATCTGGACCACCGGCGACGGCGATCTCAGGGCATGGCCGATCCCCGGGACGCTGGTGCCGCTTTATGGAACCAGCCCGCCGCGCGGCCAGGTGCTGATGGCGATGTACCATCTCGATGGCCAACCCATGTCTTCGGATCCGCGGCTGGCGCTGGCACGGCAGGTCGATATCCTCGCGGCCAAGGGCCTTTATCCGGCCGGTGCTTTCGAACTGGAATTCTTCCTGCTGGCCAATGAGCGCGATGCCGAGGGCAAGGTGCAGCCGGCGCGCGCGGTGCTTGACGGTCGTGTCTCGGGCAAGACCGAAGTCTATTCCGTCGACCATCTGCACGGCATGGAGCCGCTGTTCTCGGACATCTACGCCGCGGCCAAGGCGCAAGGCATTCCGGCCGAGACGGTTATTTCCGAATATGCGCCGGGCCAATACGAGTTGACGCTGAACTACCGCAAGGACGTGATGCGGGCGGCCGACGATCTGGTCATGCTGAAACGACTGGTGCGGGCGCAGGCGCGCCGCCATGGTGTCACCGCCTGTTTCATGGCCAAGCCGATCGAGAAATATGCCGGCTCGGGCATGCATTTCCATGTCTCGCTGCAGGACAAGGCCGGCCGAAACGTGTTTGCCGAGGCCGGCGGCGAGAGCTGGTCACTGCCCTTGCTGCAAGGGCTCGGCGGCCTGATCCAGACGATGGCGGAATCGATGCTGGTGTTTGCGCCGCATGCCAATTCCTGGCGGCGTTTCGTTTCGCAATCCTATGCGCCGGTGGCGCCGACCTGGGGTGTCAACAACCGCTCGGTGGCGCTGCGCGTGCCGGCTGGCGACGCCAGGAACCGGCGCATCGAGCACCGGCCGTCCGGCGTCGACGCCAATCCTTACCTGATCGCCGCAACCGTACTCGCCGGCATCATCAAAGGGCTCGACGAGGGGCTCGATCCCGGTCCCGAAACGACTGGAAATGGCTATGAAGCGGCCGTCACGCGTACGACGATGCCGGCCGATTGGCGCGCGGCGATCGAAGCGGCCAAAGCCTCCAGCTTCTTGAAGGGCGCGCTCGGCGAGGACCTGCACCGCACCTTCGTGGCAATCAAACAATCCGAATATCTGCGCGTGGCACGCACGGTCAGCGAACTGGATTATCATCTCTACCTGCATGAGGTCTGA
- a CDS encoding putative DNA modification/repair radical SAM protein, translating to MSALTVREKLAILSDAAKYDASCASSGSAKKDSLTSGGIGSTEGMGICHSYAPDGRCISLLKILLTNFCIYDCSYCINRSSSNVRRARFSIDEVVKLTMDFYRRNYIEGLFLSSGVIRSPDETMGEMVEVARRLRLEEKFSGYIHLKTIPESSAELVEKAGLYADRLSINVELPTDEGVKRLAPEKKPETIRLSMAKLRQKMEEKAEPTLRTKKRERFAPGGQSTQMIVGADKTSDDGILHTSARLYGSYHLRRVYYSAFSPIPDSSSSLPLQKPPLMREHRLYQADWLMRFYGFSQPEILAGSSDGMLDLTIDPKLAWALRNRGRFPVDINRADREALLRVPGLGTKVVAKILETRRHRRMRLEDVGRICQSIAKLRPFIIAEGWSPGALTDKLGLRGKIVQSCEQLALF from the coding sequence ATGAGCGCACTCACTGTTCGTGAAAAACTTGCGATCCTGTCCGACGCCGCCAAATATGACGCTTCCTGCGCCTCTTCTGGCTCGGCGAAAAAGGATTCGCTGACATCCGGCGGCATCGGCTCCACGGAAGGGATGGGTATCTGCCATTCCTATGCGCCGGACGGGCGCTGCATTTCACTCTTGAAAATCCTGCTCACCAATTTCTGCATCTATGATTGCAGCTATTGCATCAACCGTTCGTCCTCGAATGTGCGGCGCGCCCGCTTCAGCATCGACGAAGTGGTGAAGCTCACCATGGATTTCTACCGGCGCAACTACATCGAGGGCCTGTTCCTGTCGTCAGGCGTCATCCGCTCGCCTGACGAGACCATGGGGGAGATGGTCGAGGTGGCGCGGCGGCTGCGGCTGGAAGAGAAATTTTCAGGCTATATCCATCTGAAAACCATTCCGGAGAGCTCGGCGGAACTGGTCGAGAAGGCCGGCCTCTATGCCGACCGGCTGTCGATCAATGTGGAGCTGCCGACGGACGAGGGCGTGAAGAGGCTGGCGCCGGAAAAGAAGCCGGAGACGATCCGCCTTTCCATGGCGAAGTTGCGCCAGAAGATGGAGGAGAAAGCCGAGCCGACACTCCGGACCAAAAAGCGCGAACGCTTTGCTCCCGGTGGCCAGTCGACGCAGATGATCGTCGGCGCCGACAAGACATCCGACGACGGTATATTGCATACCAGCGCCCGGCTCTATGGCAGTTATCATCTGCGGCGCGTTTATTACTCGGCCTTCAGTCCGATCCCGGATTCATCGTCGTCCCTGCCCTTGCAGAAGCCTCCATTGATGCGAGAGCATCGCCTTTACCAGGCCGACTGGCTGATGCGCTTCTACGGCTTCTCACAGCCGGAAATCCTGGCCGGCAGCAGCGACGGCATGCTCGATCTTACCATCGATCCAAAGCTCGCCTGGGCACTGCGCAACCGGGGGCGGTTCCCAGTCGACATCAACCGTGCCGACCGCGAAGCGCTGCTGCGAGTCCCCGGTCTCGGCACCAAGGTGGTGGCGAAAATCCTGGAAACCCGCCGCCATCGGCGCATGCGGCTCGAAGATGTGGGACGGATTTGCCAGTCGATCGCCAAGCTCAGGCCGTTCATCATCGCCGAGGGCTGGTCACCGGGAGCGCTCACCGACAAGCTGGGCTTGCGCGGCAAGATCGTGCAATCTTGCGAACAACTGGCGCTGTTTTGA
- a CDS encoding UdgX family uracil-DNA binding protein (This protein belongs to the uracil DNA glycosylase superfamily, members of which act in excision repair of DNA. However, it belongs more specifically to UdgX branch, whose founding member was found to bind uracil in DNA (where it does not belong), without cleaving it, appears to promote DNA repair by a pathway involving RecA, rather than base excision.), which produces MRPAELNLARYSVRLDSETDFAGWRDAARRMALNEVRPEDISWHVVSNSDQGQTDLPAIPAGAQLVVPRDFIARAETAFCHSDPGRFAFLYRMLWRLRTEPELLSIASDPDARRLEAMEKAVRRDSHKMHAFVRFRKIGDGDEERYVAWFEPDHFIVERNADFFVRRFTGMRWTILTPYASADWDGDRLAIGPGAAKADAPAQDDTEALWRTYFENIFNPARLKVKAMQKEMPKKYWRNLPEASLIPDLIAGADKAAKDMITKMPTTPALHHAKVQAKHWPKREPTQTPEDDDARSISGLREAAKGCRRCPLWRDATQTVFGEGPDNAKVIFVGEQPGDQEDLAGKPFVGPAGKVFDSILDDAGVDRQKVYVTNAVKHFKFEPRGKRRIHSKPNAGEVQACRWWIDREFALIKPELAVALGATAALSLLGKAIPVTKMRGQVIEREDGLRVFITIHPSFILRIHEPAEKEAERERFLHDMKQVKRLMA; this is translated from the coding sequence ATGCGGCCGGCCGAGCTCAACCTGGCACGGTATAGTGTGCGGCTCGACAGCGAGACCGATTTTGCCGGCTGGCGCGACGCGGCACGGCGGATGGCGTTGAACGAGGTCCGGCCAGAAGACATCAGCTGGCATGTCGTATCCAACTCGGACCAGGGCCAGACGGACTTGCCAGCCATTCCTGCGGGTGCGCAGCTCGTCGTGCCACGCGACTTCATCGCGCGTGCCGAAACCGCCTTCTGCCATTCCGACCCCGGCCGGTTCGCCTTTCTTTACCGGATGCTTTGGCGATTGCGCACGGAGCCGGAGCTGCTGTCGATCGCATCGGATCCCGATGCCAGGCGGCTTGAAGCCATGGAAAAGGCGGTGCGGCGCGACAGCCACAAGATGCATGCCTTCGTTCGCTTCCGAAAGATCGGCGACGGCGACGAGGAGCGCTATGTCGCCTGGTTCGAGCCCGATCATTTCATCGTCGAACGCAATGCGGATTTCTTCGTCAGGCGCTTCACCGGCATGCGCTGGACGATCCTGACCCCTTACGCCTCCGCCGACTGGGACGGCGACAGGCTGGCCATCGGGCCGGGCGCCGCCAAGGCCGATGCCCCGGCTCAAGACGACACCGAGGCGCTGTGGCGCACCTATTTCGAGAACATCTTCAATCCGGCACGGCTGAAGGTGAAAGCCATGCAGAAGGAGATGCCGAAGAAATATTGGCGGAACCTTCCCGAGGCCTCGCTCATTCCAGACCTGATCGCAGGAGCGGACAAGGCCGCCAAGGATATGATTACGAAGATGCCGACGACACCGGCGCTGCACCACGCCAAGGTGCAGGCAAAGCATTGGCCGAAGCGTGAACCAACGCAGACGCCTGAAGATGACGACGCCAGAAGCATTTCAGGGTTGCGCGAGGCCGCGAAAGGCTGCCGCCGCTGCCCGCTCTGGCGCGACGCGACGCAGACGGTGTTCGGCGAAGGGCCTGATAACGCCAAGGTCATCTTCGTCGGCGAACAGCCCGGCGACCAGGAGGACCTCGCCGGCAAACCTTTTGTCGGGCCGGCTGGCAAGGTGTTCGATTCGATACTGGACGATGCAGGCGTCGATCGCCAGAAAGTCTACGTCACCAACGCGGTGAAACACTTCAAATTCGAGCCGCGCGGCAAGCGCCGCATCCATTCCAAGCCGAATGCCGGTGAGGTGCAGGCTTGCCGCTGGTGGATCGACAGGGAATTCGCGCTGATCAAGCCGGAGCTTGCCGTGGCGCTCGGCGCAACGGCTGCACTGTCATTGCTCGGCAAGGCGATCCCGGTGACAAAAATGCGCGGCCAGGTCATCGAACGCGAGGACGGCTTGCGGGTCTTCATCACCATCCACCCGTCCTTCATCCTGCGCATCCATGAGCCGGCGGAGAAGGAAGCGGAGCGCGAACGGTTCCTACACGACATGAAGCAGGTGAAGCGGCTGATGGCCTGA
- a CDS encoding glycerate kinase type-2 family protein codes for MTVLDPQAFLTSIFEAAVAAADPERTIRDHLPAKPKGRVIVIGAGKGSAQMAAAFEKVWDGPIEGLVVTRYGYGAKCKRIEIIEAAHPVPDAAGLEASRRLLAKVQGLTADDLVVALISGGGSALLPSPAGGLTLADEIAVNEALLASGAPIAAMNTIRKHVSTIKGGRLAAAAWPAKVVSLVVSDIPGDNPALVASGPTVPDTGGRQDALASISAYGMNLPASVMAHINSPAADAPDPGDLRFSRNEVHLIASAGVSLEAAAVEAKRQGVEAVILSDAIEGEAREVGGVHAAIAREVATRDRPFHKPVLILSGGETTVTLRARGKGGRNSEFLLAFAIGINGVEGIHALAADTDGIDGSENNAGAFADGSTVARMRAAGVDAKAMLAGNNAWTAFNAVGDLFVPGPTGTNVNDLRAILVR; via the coding sequence ATGACCGTGCTCGATCCCCAGGCCTTTCTCACCTCCATCTTCGAAGCCGCCGTTGCTGCCGCCGATCCGGAGCGGACCATCCGGGACCATCTGCCGGCGAAGCCTAAAGGCCGCGTCATCGTCATCGGCGCTGGCAAAGGCTCGGCGCAGATGGCGGCGGCCTTTGAGAAAGTCTGGGATGGCCCGATCGAAGGGCTGGTCGTTACCCGCTACGGCTATGGCGCCAAATGCAAGCGCATCGAGATCATCGAGGCGGCGCATCCGGTGCCGGACGCCGCCGGCCTCGAGGCCTCACGGCGGCTGCTTGCAAAGGTCCAGGGGCTGACCGCGGACGATCTGGTCGTGGCGCTGATTTCCGGCGGTGGCTCGGCGCTGCTGCCGTCACCGGCCGGCGGCCTGACGCTGGCCGACGAGATCGCCGTCAACGAGGCGCTGCTCGCCTCCGGAGCGCCGATCGCGGCGATGAACACCATCCGCAAGCATGTCTCGACCATCAAGGGCGGCCGGTTGGCCGCCGCCGCATGGCCGGCCAAGGTGGTGTCGCTGGTTGTCTCCGACATTCCCGGGGACAATCCGGCCCTTGTCGCCTCCGGTCCGACCGTGCCGGATACCGGCGGCCGTCAAGACGCGCTGGCCTCGATATCGGCCTATGGCATGAACCTGCCGGCCTCGGTGATGGCGCATATCAATTCGCCGGCGGCCGATGCGCCGGATCCCGGCGATCTGCGCTTTTCGCGCAATGAGGTTCACTTGATCGCCTCGGCTGGCGTGTCGCTGGAAGCAGCAGCAGTGGAAGCGAAGCGACAAGGCGTCGAAGCCGTCATCCTCTCCGATGCTATCGAGGGCGAAGCGCGTGAGGTTGGTGGGGTTCATGCCGCGATCGCGCGCGAAGTCGCGACGCGCGACCGGCCTTTCCACAAGCCGGTGCTGATCCTGTCCGGCGGCGAAACCACGGTGACACTGCGCGCCAGGGGAAAGGGCGGCCGCAATTCCGAATTCCTGCTCGCCTTCGCCATCGGCATCAACGGCGTGGAGGGCATTCACGCCCTGGCAGCCGACACCGACGGTATCGACGGCTCTGAAAACAATGCCGGGGCCTTCGCCGACGGCTCGACCGTGGCGCGCATGCGAGCGGCCGGCGTCGACGCCAAGGCGATGCTGGCCGGTAACAACGCCTGGACCGCGTTCAATGCGGTTGGCGACCTCTTCGTGCCTGGCCCGACCGGGACGAATGTCAACGATTTGAGGGCAATTCTCGTCCGTTAG